A genomic region of Deinococcus betulae contains the following coding sequences:
- a CDS encoding DUF2511 domain-containing protein, with the protein MTQRPELDAETKARIEAEEAYRAQVQAQQRSQSKGRGMGCGQALLWCVGIIVFFGVLTQLRGGGDPHSRPVTATEYADWPFQFSSGTLTCQPDQAITLAQANSTNVYALNGTALGQAKAQGWYEFSAAYRGEGSVGRLIEDGLKLC; encoded by the coding sequence ATGACTCAACGCCCAGAGTTGGACGCTGAAACGAAGGCTCGTATCGAGGCAGAAGAAGCGTACCGAGCGCAGGTGCAAGCGCAGCAGCGGTCCCAAAGCAAGGGTCGTGGCATGGGGTGTGGTCAAGCATTGCTCTGGTGCGTCGGCATCATCGTGTTCTTCGGTGTTCTAACGCAGCTCAGAGGTGGTGGTGACCCGCACAGTCGGCCTGTAACCGCCACAGAGTACGCAGATTGGCCCTTCCAGTTCAGTAGTGGCACCTTGACCTGCCAGCCAGATCAGGCCATTACCCTCGCTCAAGCCAACAGCACGAACGTCTACGCGCTCAACGGCACCGCTCTGGGCCAGGCCAAGGCACAGGGATGGTACGAGTTCAGCGCCGCGTATCGGGGCGAAGGGAGCGTCGGTCGCCTCATTGAAGATGGACTCAAGCTCTGCTAA
- a CDS encoding helix-turn-helix domain-containing protein — protein sequence MDSLELLTVKQAAAEIMMSEQSIRRLAKTGKLASLNEDGQVLIKPESLEAYAAAQPHPPIYMCTLRACQQILGKSQRLKMYSPYKSGKLPVDSYEAHLERSRPHMEALISALKVKDYAAADQAREGMWRERIDYEMLYAPIEAGEVRQRPEKPDWATGLDDAPLN from the coding sequence ATGGACAGCCTTGAACTCCTGACGGTCAAGCAGGCCGCCGCCGAGATCATGATGAGTGAGCAAAGCATCCGGCGGCTTGCGAAGACTGGCAAACTGGCTTCTCTGAACGAAGACGGGCAGGTGCTGATCAAACCCGAGAGCTTGGAAGCCTACGCGGCGGCGCAGCCTCACCCGCCCATCTACATGTGTACGCTGCGCGCCTGTCAGCAAATCCTGGGGAAGTCTCAGCGGCTCAAGATGTACAGCCCTTACAAGTCGGGCAAGTTGCCGGTGGACTCGTATGAAGCCCATCTGGAGCGGAGCAGACCGCACATGGAGGCGCTTATCTCGGCACTGAAGGTCAAAGACTATGCGGCGGCCGATCAGGCGCGGGAGGGGATGTGGCGGGAGAGGATCGATTACGAAATGCTGTATGCCCCCATTGAAGCAGGCGAGGTGCGCCAGCGACCCGAGAAGCCCGACTGGGCAACAGGTCTGGATGATGCTCCCTTAAATTGA